Proteins encoded in a region of the Tripterygium wilfordii isolate XIE 37 chromosome 21, ASM1340144v1, whole genome shotgun sequence genome:
- the LOC119988226 gene encoding uncharacterized protein LOC119988226 has translation MGTEEAKDPLKGVDWKTIGGALQKDPSAGGKPIIRKRLPKKIREIPDFYFLPRRSLHYNIAFCGACIAGGVGAGMLSEIWINKKVREDGGIIWEFDK, from the exons ATGGGAACTGAAGAGGCAAAGGATCCATTGAAAGGGGTTGATTGGAAAACCATTGGTGGTGCATTGCAGAAAGACCCCAGTGCAGGTGGTAAACCGATTATAAGGAAGCGGCTTCCCAAAAAGATTAGGGAAATTcctgatttttattttcttcctcgAAGATCCCTACACTATAACATTGCCTTCTGTGGAGCATGTATCGCTGGTGGAGTTGGTGCTGGGATGCTGTCAGAGATATggataaacaagaaagttagag AGGATGGAGGTATCATTTGGGAGTTTGACAAATAG